The following proteins are co-located in the Trichormus variabilis 0441 genome:
- the crcB gene encoding fluoride efflux transporter CrcB: MGFGLKTLVEQSIQLLTVAPRLIPGVLQQPTIRHPIAVSLGAIAGALSRYYLSLWFAQRFGITFPYGTLFINITGCLAMGFFYALALERVSLISPEIRLLIAVGFLGAYTTFSTYALDTFTLLGDRNLVAAGFYWAGSTILGVISIQIGIILGRLCGKGLGV, from the coding sequence ATGGGATTTGGGCTGAAGACTTTGGTTGAGCAGAGTATCCAATTGTTGACTGTTGCACCAAGGTTAATACCGGGAGTGCTGCAACAACCGACAATTCGTCATCCCATTGCCGTGAGTTTAGGTGCGATCGCCGGCGCGCTCAGTCGCTATTATCTCAGTTTGTGGTTTGCCCAACGCTTCGGCATTACTTTTCCCTACGGCACATTGTTCATTAATATTACCGGCTGTTTAGCTATGGGTTTCTTTTATGCCCTAGCTTTAGAGCGAGTATCCTTAATTTCTCCCGAAATCCGATTACTCATAGCAGTTGGCTTTCTCGGTGCATACACCACATTTTCAACTTATGCCTTAGACACCTTTACCCTTTTAGGCGATCGTAATTTAGTAGCAGCAGGGTTTTACTGGGCTGGCAGCACCATATTAGGAGTTATCAGCATCCAGATAGGTATAATTCTTGGTAGATTA
- a CDS encoding dihydroorotase: MTTELLQQVRVIDPVSGIDNITDVLIADGVIQAIAPNIPNTSPDTQIRDCRGLVLGPGLVDLYSHSGEPGFEERETLASFLQAAAAGGFTKVSILPDTSPAIDNPGLVAQLQKRGLGIGDWGLGSNSSPLHPCTPAPLLHLWGAITLDVAGKQMTELADLAAAGVVGFTDGLPLDNLSLVRRLLEYVQPLGKPVAFWPCDRQLSANGVMREGADALRFGLPPIPPSAETTAIAALLELVAATGNTQVHIMRVSTARSVELIAAAKAKGLPITASTTWLHLLLDTKAVKSYDTSLHLDPPLGNASDVKALRAGVRTGVIDAIAIDHAPYTYEEKVQAFAEAPPGAIGFELALPLLWQNLVETGEFTALELWQALSTRPAQCIQQKVSAFAPHHKAELTLFDPQKIWKVEKKNLCTLSSNTSWLGQELQGRVIQIWL, encoded by the coding sequence ATGACAACTGAACTTCTGCAACAAGTAAGGGTAATCGACCCGGTTTCGGGTATTGACAATATCACAGATGTGTTAATTGCTGATGGTGTAATTCAAGCCATTGCCCCAAATATTCCTAATACTAGTCCTGATACTCAAATTAGAGATTGTCGAGGATTAGTTCTTGGCCCCGGTTTAGTGGATTTATACAGCCACTCTGGAGAACCAGGATTTGAAGAACGGGAAACGCTGGCATCTTTCTTACAAGCGGCGGCGGCTGGTGGTTTTACCAAAGTCAGTATTTTACCCGATACATCTCCGGCTATTGATAATCCAGGGCTGGTGGCACAGTTGCAGAAGCGGGGACTGGGGATAGGAGATTGGGGACTGGGAAGCAATTCTTCTCCCCTGCACCCCTGCACCCCTGCACCCCTGCTCCATCTTTGGGGTGCTATTACCCTGGATGTGGCTGGGAAGCAGATGACAGAATTGGCTGATTTAGCGGCGGCGGGGGTGGTTGGTTTTACTGATGGGTTGCCTTTAGACAATTTAAGCCTGGTGCGGCGCTTGCTGGAATATGTCCAACCATTGGGGAAACCTGTAGCATTTTGGCCGTGCGATCGCCAACTCTCTGCTAATGGGGTGATGCGGGAAGGCGCAGATGCCCTCCGCTTTGGTTTACCTCCCATACCCCCCAGCGCAGAAACAACAGCGATCGCTGCTTTATTAGAGTTGGTTGCCGCTACAGGTAATACTCAAGTACACATTATGCGGGTTTCCACCGCCCGTAGTGTGGAACTAATCGCCGCCGCCAAAGCCAAAGGTTTACCCATCACCGCCAGTACCACTTGGCTACACCTGTTACTAGACACAAAAGCAGTTAAAAGTTATGATACCAGCCTGCATTTAGACCCACCATTAGGTAACGCCAGCGATGTCAAAGCATTACGTGCAGGAGTCCGCACAGGGGTAATAGATGCGATCGCCATTGATCATGCGCCATACACCTACGAGGAGAAAGTCCAAGCCTTCGCCGAAGCACCACCAGGGGCGATCGGTTTCGAGTTAGCATTACCCTTACTTTGGCAAAATCTTGTAGAAACTGGAGAATTTACGGCTTTAGAATTATGGCAGGCTTTGAGTACTCGTCCAGCCCAATGTATTCAACAAAAAGTGAGTGCATTTGCCCCTCATCACAAAGCAGAACTAACTTTATTTGATCCTCAGAAAATCTGGAAAGTCGAGAAGAAAAATCTGTGTACACTTTCTAGTAACACATCTTGGTTAGGGCAAGAATTACAAGGTCGAGTCATCCAAATTTGGCTCTAA
- a CDS encoding histidine phosphatase family protein: protein MTRVIIVRHGQSTYNIERRIQGRADVSTLTDRGRSDASKVGKALTNISFNAIYSSPLQRAKQTAEIIHGELANEAVQSADVQISELLREIDLPLWEKMLTSEVKQKFPEDYRIWHENPQELQMLVNDNGVTREHFPVLSLYEQARQFWQNILPHHRGETILIVGHNGINRALISTALGIHPSRYHSIQQSNCGISVLNFAGGLGDPVQLESMNQTQHTGETLPSLRPGHQGVRLLLVRHGETEWNRQTRFQGQIDVPLNDNGRQQAQKAGVFLQNVAIDFAVSSSMLRPKETAEIILRHHPSINLELQDGLREISHGLWEGKLEAEIEEEFPGELERWRTIPGQVQMPEGENLQQVWERSTEAWQNIVQTALDNQRQTGLIVAHDATNKTLLCHILGLPTDNFWNFRQGNGAVSVIDYPSGLNGVPVLQAMNITTHLGGVLDKTAAGAL, encoded by the coding sequence ATGACTCGTGTCATTATTGTGCGTCACGGCCAAAGTACTTATAATATCGAACGGCGTATTCAAGGACGTGCTGACGTATCAACATTAACGGATCGAGGTCGTAGTGATGCTAGTAAGGTAGGCAAAGCCCTCACTAACATTTCCTTTAATGCAATTTACAGCAGCCCGCTCCAGAGAGCAAAACAAACAGCAGAGATTATTCATGGTGAACTAGCAAATGAGGCTGTCCAGTCTGCTGATGTGCAGATTTCCGAATTGTTACGAGAAATAGACTTGCCTTTGTGGGAAAAAATGCTGACATCTGAGGTCAAGCAGAAATTTCCTGAAGATTACCGCATTTGGCACGAAAACCCCCAGGAACTACAAATGTTAGTTAACGACAATGGGGTAACAAGAGAACATTTTCCAGTTTTATCTTTGTACGAACAGGCGCGGCAGTTTTGGCAAAACATTTTGCCCCATCATCGAGGTGAAACCATTCTCATCGTTGGACACAACGGCATTAATCGCGCCCTCATCAGCACAGCCTTGGGCATTCACCCCAGTCGTTACCATTCCATACAGCAATCTAACTGTGGAATCAGTGTATTAAATTTTGCTGGGGGATTGGGTGACCCAGTGCAACTAGAGTCGATGAATCAAACCCAACACACAGGCGAGACTCTACCTTCCTTGCGTCCTGGTCATCAGGGAGTGAGATTGTTGTTGGTGCGTCACGGCGAAACTGAATGGAATCGCCAAACTAGGTTTCAGGGACAAATTGACGTTCCCCTCAATGATAACGGTAGGCAACAAGCGCAAAAAGCCGGGGTGTTTCTGCAAAATGTAGCAATTGACTTTGCTGTGAGTAGTTCTATGCTGCGTCCCAAAGAAACAGCCGAGATTATCTTGCGCCACCATCCAAGTATCAATTTGGAGTTGCAAGACGGTTTAAGAGAAATCAGTCACGGACTTTGGGAAGGAAAACTAGAAGCCGAAATAGAAGAGGAATTTCCTGGTGAATTAGAGCGTTGGCGGACTATACCAGGCCAGGTACAAATGCCGGAAGGTGAGAATTTACAGCAAGTGTGGGAACGTAGCACGGAAGCCTGGCAAAATATTGTGCAAACAGCCTTAGATAATCAACGCCAAACAGGGTTAATCGTGGCTCATGATGCCACAAATAAAACCTTACTGTGTCATATTCTCGGTTTACCCACAGACAATTTCTGGAATTTTCGTCAAGGTAATGGTGCTGTTAGTGTCATTGATTACCCCTCTGGATTAAATGGTGTACCAGTACTGCAAGCCATGAATATTACCACCCATTTGGGTGGTGTATTAGATAAAACCGCAGCTGGAGCATTATAG
- a CDS encoding SDR family oxidoreductase, translating to MKKLLITGASGFLGWHLCQAAQQEWEVYGTYCSHELSVPGIKLLKVNLTDFLELKQIFNEIKPDAVIHTAAQSQPNFCQIHPDESYTINVTASCNLAELCAAASIPYAFTSSELVFDGIKSPYKETDTVCPVNIYGEQKVLAEVGILERYPIATVCRMPLMFGNATPTAKSFIQPFIQTLKSGQELTLFIDEFRTPVSGTTAAKGILLALEKVKGIIHLGGKERISRYDFGHILAEVFQLPTAGIKACLQQDVNMAAPRPADVSLDSSQAFALGYQPLSIKSELEALLKKVGGD from the coding sequence ATGAAGAAGCTTTTAATTACTGGTGCTAGCGGTTTTTTAGGATGGCACCTTTGCCAAGCAGCGCAACAAGAATGGGAAGTTTATGGAACTTATTGCTCTCATGAGTTATCTGTTCCCGGTATAAAATTACTCAAGGTCAATTTAACAGATTTTTTAGAACTTAAACAAATATTTAATGAAATTAAACCAGATGCAGTCATACATACAGCTGCACAATCACAACCAAATTTTTGTCAAATCCATCCTGATGAATCATATACAATTAACGTCACTGCTTCTTGCAATCTTGCCGAACTTTGTGCGGCGGCTTCTATCCCTTATGCGTTTACATCCAGCGAACTAGTTTTTGATGGCATCAAATCTCCTTATAAAGAAACTGACACCGTATGTCCTGTGAATATTTATGGTGAGCAGAAAGTCTTGGCTGAAGTGGGTATATTAGAACGTTATCCCATAGCAACAGTGTGTCGAATGCCTTTAATGTTTGGTAATGCTACACCTACAGCTAAAAGCTTTATTCAGCCATTCATTCAAACCTTAAAATCTGGTCAAGAACTGACTTTATTTATAGATGAATTTCGTACCCCTGTCAGTGGTACAACAGCAGCTAAAGGGATTTTATTAGCATTAGAAAAAGTTAAAGGCATAATTCATTTAGGAGGCAAAGAACGAATTTCTCGTTATGATTTTGGGCATATATTAGCCGAAGTCTTTCAATTACCAACAGCAGGAATTAAAGCCTGTCTTCAACAAGATGTAAACATGGCAGCACCCAGACCAGCAGATGTTTCCTTAGATAGTTCTCAGGCGTTTGCCTTAGGTTATCAACCTTTATCTATCAAGTCAGAATTAGAGGCATTGCTCAAAAAGGTAGGGGGCGACTAG
- the ntrB gene encoding nitrate ABC transporter permease — MYSQARYKTFIQRIAVVSYQRLTQFFPSIFGICIFLISWHFLSLRPDTSLPSPLAVINNTWDLIKDPFFYKGGNNKGFFWLILASLKRVVVGYLLATLIGIPIGFIISLNSFCRKAIDPLIQLLRPVAPLAWLPLAQAVFLKPNPSAIFVICITAIWPIILNTALGVKLVPKDYRNVSKLLGLSPLESFYKILLPATLPHIFTGLRIAIGLSWLAVVAAEMLLSDDGIGFFIVDAYNNANIHEMILAIVYLGAVGLVLDKIMAYISEKVTPQE; from the coding sequence ATGTACTCACAAGCTAGGTATAAAACTTTTATCCAGCGCATAGCAGTAGTGTCCTACCAAAGGCTAACGCAGTTCTTTCCTTCTATATTTGGTATTTGTATCTTTTTGATATCCTGGCACTTTTTAAGCTTGCGTCCTGATACATCTTTGCCGTCGCCGCTTGCAGTTATTAACAATACTTGGGATTTGATTAAAGACCCGTTTTTTTATAAAGGCGGTAATAATAAAGGTTTTTTCTGGTTAATTCTCGCTAGTCTCAAGCGAGTAGTTGTTGGTTATTTGCTGGCTACATTAATAGGTATTCCCATCGGGTTTATTATTAGCTTAAATAGCTTTTGTAGAAAAGCCATCGACCCACTCATACAATTACTGCGTCCTGTTGCTCCTTTGGCTTGGCTACCGTTAGCCCAAGCGGTATTTCTCAAACCTAATCCCTCAGCTATTTTTGTAATTTGTATCACTGCTATTTGGCCGATTATTCTCAATACAGCATTAGGTGTCAAGCTTGTTCCCAAAGATTATAGAAATGTTTCTAAGTTATTGGGTTTATCACCATTAGAAAGTTTTTACAAAATCTTGTTACCAGCAACTTTACCCCATATATTTACCGGGTTGAGAATTGCTATTGGTCTATCATGGTTAGCAGTTGTCGCCGCCGAAATGTTGCTGTCTGATGATGGAATTGGCTTTTTCATTGTGGATGCTTACAACAATGCGAATATTCATGAAATGATTTTGGCAATTGTTTACTTGGGTGCTGTTGGTTTAGTGCTAGACAAAATCATGGCCTATATTTCCGAAAAAGTGACTCCTCAAGAGTAA
- a CDS encoding ABC transporter ATP-binding protein, translating to MSNFVEIREIKKEFVQDGSKNIVLKDINLEIQQGNFVSLIGHSGCGKSTLLNIVAGLEQPTQGQVRVDGQLVKRPFRDRMVVFQNYSLLPWLTAWENVALFVDKAMPRKSKNERREIIASHLEMVGLKDAAQKKPAQLSGGMKQRVALARALAVQPKLLLLDEPFGALDALTRGSLQVELMRICDIYHITTIMVTHDVDEALLLSDQVVMLKNGPAATIGQILDIPFEHPRSLEIRDSPQYHHLRQQLMQFLQGQEQAKRLQV from the coding sequence ATGTCTAATTTCGTAGAAATCAGGGAGATAAAAAAGGAATTTGTTCAGGATGGTAGTAAGAATATTGTTCTCAAAGATATCAACTTAGAAATTCAGCAGGGAAATTTTGTATCTCTGATTGGGCATTCTGGGTGTGGTAAATCTACGCTTTTAAATATCGTGGCGGGTTTAGAACAACCAACTCAAGGTCAGGTACGAGTCGATGGTCAATTAGTAAAAAGACCATTCCGCGATCGCATGGTAGTATTTCAGAATTATTCCCTATTACCCTGGCTCACTGCTTGGGAAAATGTGGCTTTGTTTGTCGATAAAGCCATGCCTCGGAAATCTAAAAATGAACGTCGTGAGATTATCGCCTCTCACCTAGAGATGGTTGGTTTAAAAGACGCAGCCCAGAAAAAGCCAGCGCAACTATCGGGAGGGATGAAACAGCGCGTGGCCTTAGCCCGTGCTTTGGCTGTGCAACCTAAGTTACTTTTACTCGATGAACCATTTGGCGCATTAGATGCCCTCACCCGTGGTTCTTTGCAAGTAGAGTTAATGCGTATATGTGACATTTACCACATCACAACCATCATGGTGACTCATGATGTAGATGAAGCATTATTACTCTCAGATCAAGTAGTAATGTTGAAAAATGGCCCAGCCGCAACCATCGGTCAAATATTAGATATCCCCTTTGAACATCCCCGTTCTCTAGAAATTCGAGATAGTCCCCAATATCATCACCTACGCCAACAACTAATGCAGTTTTTACAAGGTCAAGAACAAGCTAAACGCTTACAAGTCTAG
- a CDS encoding CmpA/NrtA family ABC transporter substrate-binding protein, whose amino-acid sequence MPKLNRRQFITTAGAAALTHATIAKTQLHSGVYAGYSDTPEVTTATLGFLPVTSCCPLIIAKAKGFFAKHGMPDINVVKQPSWAVMRDKLMLGAADEGLDGGHLLFPMVYLMATGEISYGRKIPMYILARMNVNGQGISVANSYKNLNLSIDSSPLKSAFAQKTKAGETVRCAVPYRRVTGDFFMRWWLAYGGIDPDRDLSVIVIAPPQMVASMRSGSMEAFCVVDPWHHRLIKQGLGYSTVTTGELWPNHPEKAFTVRAEWVDKYPKAAKAMLAAFLEAQIWCDKPENKEELFQIVSQRQWIGVKSDLIRDRLLGKFDYGNGRIVENSPHAIKYWRENASYPFKSHDLWFLIEDMRWGYRSPDFDTKPLIDAVNREDLWREAAKFIGQESAIPASTSRGVEKFFNGLEFNPENPLAYLNAPKIRIM is encoded by the coding sequence ATGCCAAAGTTGAACAGGCGACAATTTATCACAACTGCGGGTGCAGCTGCACTGACTCATGCCACTATTGCCAAAACTCAGTTACATTCCGGCGTTTATGCTGGCTATAGTGATACTCCAGAAGTAACCACAGCCACACTGGGATTTTTACCTGTTACTAGCTGCTGTCCTTTAATTATTGCCAAAGCCAAAGGCTTTTTTGCTAAACATGGAATGCCCGATATTAATGTTGTCAAACAACCTTCCTGGGCAGTCATGCGCGACAAACTCATGTTAGGTGCAGCCGATGAGGGGTTAGATGGTGGGCATTTGCTGTTTCCGATGGTGTACCTCATGGCTACCGGGGAAATTAGCTATGGGCGAAAAATCCCCATGTATATCTTGGCCAGAATGAATGTGAACGGACAAGGGATATCAGTTGCTAATAGCTACAAAAATTTAAACCTGAGTATAGATAGTTCTCCCTTAAAATCAGCCTTTGCCCAAAAAACGAAAGCTGGAGAAACTGTGCGTTGTGCAGTACCTTATCGTCGGGTAACGGGTGATTTTTTTATGCGTTGGTGGTTGGCTTATGGTGGAATAGATCCAGACCGTGATTTATCAGTAATTGTGATTGCACCTCCACAGATGGTTGCGAGTATGCGTAGTGGCAGCATGGAAGCCTTCTGTGTAGTTGACCCTTGGCATCACCGATTGATTAAACAAGGGCTTGGTTACTCAACTGTGACAACTGGTGAGTTGTGGCCTAATCACCCAGAGAAAGCCTTTACTGTACGTGCTGAGTGGGTGGATAAATATCCCAAGGCGGCAAAAGCGATGCTGGCGGCATTTTTAGAGGCGCAAATCTGGTGTGATAAGCCAGAAAATAAAGAGGAACTATTCCAAATAGTGTCACAACGGCAATGGATTGGCGTGAAAAGTGACTTGATCCGCGATCGCCTCTTAGGTAAATTTGATTATGGTAATGGGCGGATAGTGGAAAATAGCCCCCATGCCATCAAATACTGGCGGGAAAATGCTTCCTATCCTTTCAAGAGTCATGATTTATGGTTTCTCATTGAAGATATGCGCTGGGGTTATCGTTCCCCCGATTTTGATACCAAACCCCTAATTGATGCCGTCAATCGTGAAGATTTGTGGCGAGAAGCTGCTAAGTTCATAGGTCAAGAGTCAGCGATTCCCGCCAGTACATCACGGGGGGTAGAAAAATTCTTTAATGGCTTAGAATTTAATCCAGAAAATCCCCTAGCTTATCTCAATGCGCCCAAGATCAGGATAATGTGA
- a CDS encoding pentapeptide repeat-containing protein yields MKSKLSKLSDRILHYLADLTKTLLGLDQKKFQQLSLSILSLLLWGLFGIITIVGCTPPAFALEYNKEILVEADFSGRDLTDSSFTKANLRQSNFSKSNLTGVSFFAANLESANLEGTNLTNATLDSARLIKANLTNAVLEGAFAASTKFDGAIIDGADFTDVLLRPDEQKKLCKVAKGTNPTTGRETRDTLFCP; encoded by the coding sequence ATGAAATCGAAATTAAGTAAATTAAGCGATCGTATATTGCATTACCTAGCCGACTTAACCAAAACTCTACTCGGTCTAGACCAGAAAAAATTTCAACAACTCAGCCTCAGCATACTTAGCTTATTACTTTGGGGACTATTCGGCATAATCACAATTGTCGGTTGCACACCCCCAGCTTTTGCACTGGAGTACAACAAAGAAATTTTAGTGGAAGCAGATTTTTCAGGACGAGATTTAACAGACTCTAGTTTCACCAAAGCTAACTTGCGTCAGAGTAACTTTAGTAAATCTAATTTAACTGGTGTTAGCTTCTTCGCCGCCAATTTAGAGTCAGCTAATTTAGAAGGAACAAACCTGACAAACGCCACCTTAGACTCAGCTCGTCTCATCAAAGCCAACTTAACAAATGCAGTATTAGAAGGAGCCTTCGCCGCCAGCACCAAATTTGATGGAGCCATCATTGACGGTGCAGACTTCACCGATGTACTCTTACGCCCAGATGAGCAGAAAAAATTATGTAAAGTTGCCAAAGGCACCAATCCCACTACGGGAAGAGAAACCCGCGACACATTATTCTGTCCCTAA
- a CDS encoding DEAD/DEAH box helicase — protein sequence MTNAFNRLAPFIQEYIYHHQWTELRPVQTAACEVVFDTDAHLLIAAATAAGKTEAAFLPVLTLLYNNPASTIGALYIGPIKALINDQFARLNDLLRLADIPVYHWHGDVAQSRKNKLLQNPQGILQITPESLESLLVNKHKEILRLFGDLRFVVIDEIHAFMGSERGCQIICQLQRLANLTKTQPRRIGLSATLGDYSMAEEWLRLGTDKQVITPKVEAGKRQIKLALEHFYIANDVDESEATAYEKYIFNLSQSRKCLIFANNRTQTESIIASLRQIANQQAQPDIYHVHHGSISASLRQVAENAMREPHNPAVTAATLTLELGIDIGHLERVIQLESPLSVASFLQRLGRAGRRGEAADMRFICAEDEISAEEPLPEQIPWQLLQCIAIIQLYLEERWIEPIKPIKYPLSLLYHQTMSILVAVGEISPADLAKQVLSLPPFAAISQEDFKLLLRYLIDIGHIQHTEQNKLILGLAGERIVGKFQFYAVFADNKEYTVKQGTKEIGSIATPPVVGKQFALAGVTWEVTEIDFKKRVVIVKQVAGKATSYWRGGSGTIHTKVLQKMRLILLEDKEYSYLQKNALQRLRKVRELVKEVGLDKQYILQLEKGRCCIFPWMGTVAYRTLERLLNNFCRESLEISSIGGVNPYYLTIKLGKGKFKNLQPEIVSLCEQRIMSEDLISSAEAPEMQKYDEFIPHPLLRKAFAYDYLDMDEMRKVIGNW from the coding sequence ATGACTAACGCCTTCAACAGACTTGCACCTTTTATTCAAGAATATATTTATCATCATCAGTGGACTGAATTAAGACCTGTTCAAACGGCAGCTTGTGAGGTGGTATTTGACACCGATGCTCATCTATTAATTGCCGCCGCCACAGCTGCGGGGAAAACAGAAGCGGCTTTTTTACCAGTTTTAACTCTGTTGTACAACAATCCCGCCAGCACCATAGGCGCACTATATATAGGCCCTATCAAAGCTTTAATTAATGACCAATTTGCACGCCTCAATGATTTACTAAGATTAGCAGATATCCCGGTTTACCATTGGCACGGTGATGTGGCGCAAAGTCGCAAGAATAAGCTTCTACAAAATCCCCAAGGGATTCTCCAAATTACACCAGAATCTCTAGAAAGTTTATTAGTCAATAAACATAAAGAAATATTACGTTTATTTGGCGATTTAAGATTTGTAGTTATTGATGAAATCCACGCCTTTATGGGTTCGGAACGTGGTTGTCAGATTATTTGTCAATTACAGCGTTTGGCAAACTTAACCAAAACCCAACCCCGCCGCATTGGTTTATCAGCAACTTTGGGTGATTATTCAATGGCGGAAGAGTGGCTGCGTTTGGGAACTGATAAACAAGTAATTACGCCAAAGGTGGAAGCTGGAAAACGCCAAATTAAATTAGCCTTAGAACACTTTTATATTGCGAATGATGTAGATGAATCAGAAGCCACAGCCTACGAAAAATATATTTTTAATCTGAGTCAATCTCGCAAATGTTTAATTTTCGCAAACAATCGTACACAAACTGAATCAATAATTGCTTCTTTGCGACAAATTGCCAACCAACAAGCACAGCCGGATATATATCATGTACATCATGGGAGTATATCTGCTAGCTTACGACAAGTGGCAGAAAATGCTATGCGCGAACCCCATAACCCGGCGGTGACTGCGGCGACTCTGACTTTAGAGTTAGGTATAGATATAGGTCATTTAGAACGAGTTATTCAATTAGAATCACCCCTTTCTGTAGCGAGTTTTTTACAACGTTTGGGGCGTGCGGGTAGAAGGGGTGAGGCTGCTGATATGCGCTTTATTTGTGCTGAGGATGAAATTTCAGCAGAAGAACCTTTACCAGAGCAAATTCCTTGGCAACTGTTACAGTGTATAGCGATTATTCAACTTTATTTAGAAGAACGTTGGATTGAACCGATTAAGCCAATTAAATATCCTTTGAGTTTGTTATATCACCAAACAATGAGTATTTTAGTTGCAGTGGGGGAAATTTCCCCTGCTGATTTAGCTAAACAGGTTTTGAGTTTGCCCCCATTTGCGGCGATTTCTCAGGAAGATTTTAAGTTACTGTTGCGTTATTTAATTGATATTGGTCATATTCAACATACTGAACAGAATAAATTAATTCTGGGTTTAGCTGGTGAAAGAATAGTTGGTAAGTTCCAGTTTTATGCTGTGTTTGCAGATAACAAAGAATATACTGTTAAACAAGGTACAAAGGAAATTGGTAGTATCGCTACACCGCCAGTTGTTGGTAAACAGTTTGCCTTAGCAGGGGTAACATGGGAAGTTACAGAAATTGATTTCAAAAAAAGAGTAGTGATAGTTAAGCAAGTGGCAGGTAAAGCTACAAGTTATTGGCGCGGTGGTAGTGGGACGATTCATACTAAGGTTTTGCAAAAGATGCGCCTTATTTTATTGGAAGATAAGGAATATAGCTATTTGCAAAAAAATGCTCTCCAACGTTTACGAAAAGTTCGTGAATTGGTAAAAGAAGTTGGCTTGGATAAGCAGTATATTTTGCAGTTAGAAAAAGGTAGATGTTGTATCTTTCCTTGGATGGGTACTGTGGCTTACCGCACTTTGGAAAGGTTACTGAATAATTTTTGTCGAGAGTCTTTGGAAATTAGTAGTATTGGTGGGGTAAATCCCTATTATTTGACAATTAAGTTAGGTAAGGGGAAATTTAAAAATCTTCAGCCAGAGATTGTCTCTTTGTGTGAACAAAGAATTATGAGCGAAGATTTGATAAGTTCGGCGGAAGCGCCAGAGATGCAGAAATATGATGAGTTTATTCCTCATCCACTGTTACGAAAAGCTTTTGCTTATGACTATTTGGATATGGATGAAATGAGAAAGGTAATTGGTAATTGGTAA